The DNA segment CATCTTCTTTCCATTGGAATGACAAGTAGTCTCTTAGGATTCTGAAAAGTTTGGCCTAATTGTCTCCTTCTTAGGCACAAACTTGAGCATTTGTTTCCTTCTGCCTTTGAGCAGAAACGCACGCCGCAACAAGCGCCTCATTAGAGCGGCCGTGCGGACTTGAAGCAATTTGTCAAATGTCAGAGAAATTGAAAGAGAAAAaagggggatggggggggggagtgctTCTCTGGTCTTGCCAGcctgaaggaaagaaaaaaaatgcagtcttATGCGATAAAATTTCTGCTCAAGTGCAATTCAGTTGTATTAAACTGTACAACGCTTTTGCCATTTCAAattgatttggatttttttaacTTGTATGTGCATTTTTAGGTGGTACTTGTAAAGAGGTTGGAGAACCACAAATGTAGTAAGTACCACATGGCTTTTGTTGATTTCATTAATTGTGGCTTCATTAAGAGTAAATGATTGGCCTGTATGCAGATATGATCACTCTTAAACAAGAAATAACATTGTCCTCTGCACAGGAAACACATGTAGGCCATGGCTGCTAAAAAACTCTTCAAAGTGATGAATAATGGAGCTTACAAGGCCTACGTCTTACATcataaaagagattttttttgccaatCAGGAATTAGTAGTTTTGACCCATTTAAGGCAATGTCCAATCAAAGTGTTGGAATGAATCTTTATCATATCAGCAGCATACATAATTTAGATTTTATTGCACGTGCTTTACCACGCAATGTCCATTTAAAGGCCATTGAGCAAAATTCCAGGACAATTTTCCCCAAACAAAAACTTGATTTTAGTAGCAAAGTCCAACGTTAAAGAATGGACGCAATGTTATTGGCATTTGACCAGATTAGCATTTAAATTTATTTCTGTAGGGGCAAATTAGAGATCTGGGCTTTTTCCTTTACCACGACGAAATTAACATGCAAGAGCAATGTGAGAGGTCATTAAACTCAAATCAAGGCATCACTTTGGTACAATACTTGAAAATGTAAAACTGGtaagtacagtacagtatgaTGACTGGGGCGTGTCTTGCTTTACGTCATTGGGCAAATAGCAAAGTACCGCCCACAACCTTGGGCCCATCCAATCACCGGTTTACCTCCGCCTTATCGGCCATTTTGGGCCAATCGGGACTGAGGTACGCGTGACGTCACAGGGAAAACAAAGTTGCCATTGAGCGCGTGTGGAATCATACTGTATAGTCGAATAGTGGAGCGGCCAAGTGGATGAGCGAGAAGCCAGCCGGCATCTGCAAGATACCGGCTCCTGAATAGACTTTAAATGCATTGAATTGACGCCTAGTCGTTCCGTTTAAGTCAACAACCGGGACGCTCTCTAGACGGGATGCATCGTCCCAATGAAGACGCCGAACTTGGACGACCTCCTGCCGCCATGTCCACATCGCCGCTCTCCTCTTATTTTCGCCGCTTTTCTCTTCCTCACGACTAAGAAACACAGACTTTCTTTTCAGTTGTCATGACGGAAATCAGTGAGAAGGAGAACGAGCCACAGCGGCGGGACCTCCAGAGACCACCGTCCACTGCGCCCAGCCAGCCAGAGTCGAAGGTATGACCACACCTCCACCCATGCCATATTCATTTTGGGCACCCCAGATGTAATTTAACCACAATTTGAAGTGTATTATGCAATTTGCTATTTATGAAAGGTTTTAGTCTGTTAGCGAGACAAACTACAATCTTGCATAACACTTAAGCTGCATTAATTCTTCTTACCTGACCACTCGCTCGTACAGGCACACGTCACGCTGAGTGCCTGTGCTGAACATTTAAAAgccacaaacaaagcaaaaaatagtTTGCATCCGCCAGCCCGCACTGGCAAAACAAACCTCACAGATGAGGAGTAAATTGGCACTGTCTTGCAAAGATAAGTAAGTGAATGTTGAAAATGTTGTGGCAGGTGCtttaatttattttgctttattCATCATATATGTACTATGTATGGCCAAGTGACATTAATGTATAATCTATTAAAATCAGTCTGATTGCTGAGTGTCTACGACTTTAGTTAGTGACAGAATACTAGAAAGCGACCTACTGTAGTAATACTGCCCATCTCTGAATATAGCACcccacttgttttttttgttctggcAGTCTTTTGCGACAAGAGCTTTCTCTGTTCTTCAGTCTGTGCgagggaaataaaaaatgagCATAGAGACTAGTCTTTGCCCGAGGGTTCTATAAATAGGCTGTTGTGAAGAATGCTGGGATAAATTAATGATTGAGTAGAGGGtgtgtgcgagggggggggtaGAAGGGAGGCAAAAAAGGATGTAATGGAGATTTTTCACCCCTCTTTCTCAATAGCCTGCACATGAGAGAAACTGTAGAATTGACGCTGATTGAAATACATGGgggagaaaatatttttgaacgccccccaaaaaaaagtgggtCAACCGAGGCAGCTCTTCATCGCTCACGCTAATTGGTATCTTCACTCCCAGAGGAAGGAGCACAAGAGCAGCTACCTGCTTAGATCAATCGGACGTTTTAAGCGCCACAAAACCCAAAGTTCTCGTTGTTGTTTAGTGCAACGACGACATTAGCTAAATGAGCCGCATGCTGCTTCACCGACAGCGCTAAACAAGTGTTCACCTCATCAGCTCGCTTTTATTGAGCTCATGATGAAAGGACTGGCGGATTCACACCAAGGCGGATCCGCTCAATGAAACCAATCAAACGGGAATTTTTAAAAGGCTTATCGATTGGCGTCCGCTCGCAAGACGTGGCAAATTTGTGAAGTCAGGAAGtcgggaggaggaggtggggcAAGGGTGATGGAGATggaaggggagaaaaaaagcctGACTGCAAAAGGACGTTCTTTGAAAATAGGACTTTTAGGACAAATGGCGTCATAGCGCTAAATCCCCTCCGTGCTGtccttgtgttgttttttcttcaaaggCACTCATGCATGATTCATGCTCATGTACTTCCTGTTTTGATGTCCGCCGTTGCCTACTTGACGTGTTTGCGTTCCTTCCAGTTGCAGCGTCTGAAGCGCTCGCTGTCCTTCAAGTCTGTGATGCGCAGCAAGAGCGTGGACAACTTCTTCCAGCGTAGCCCCAGCAACTCGCGGCCCCCCTGCACGCTCATCATCGCCCCAACGCCAACCGCCTTGCCCGAGTTGCCCCTGGCCTGCGAACGCCCGCCTGTTCTTTCACCGTCCGTCAGCCCCACCTCGTCGCTGTTGTCGCGCTCGCTATCCGTCAGTCCTGCGTTGTCCCTGAGCGCCAAAGTTGAGCCCAAGTCTTCAACCCCGCCCACGGCACCTCTCAAGACTCACTGTTTCCACGAGCACGTCTTCCGCAGGCCGGCCAGCTGCGAGCAATGCAAACATTTGATCCAAGGTAAAACCATGTACACACAGTTTTAATTTTCTCTGATCCCCATTTAGGCTGTAAACTAGTCGGGCCTGTCCTGTGAAATCCCTTCAGCCAAGGCTTTGTGGACTGAAATGTTAGATCCATTACATTTTACATGAATGAGAAAATTCAAAAACAAAGATACCCGTCAATATGCTGAGCACTTCAAGTGCTGGTTTTAAAGGCCAAGTAACCTCTTAGGAAATTGTTTCTAGACCCAAACGAAGTTGATTTGTGCTTTGTTGTCAGTGCACAAATCTTACCGTGTGTCTTGAAAAGCACTACTAAGCCAATGCACTCCAGGGCCATCATCTGTATGCTTTCAGTCTACCTCTGTGAGTTTCTCTCGATGCAATGAATATGGATGTCACCGCAGGTAACTCCAAGCAAGGTCTACGCTGTAAAGCCTGCAAGCTCGCCGCTCACCTGTGGTGCTCGTCGGAGCTGTCCCAGCAGCCCTGCAATGGCAAGGTAGGGAAGCGGACGCGAACTAGCGTCAACGTACTTGGCAATGGCTTAACGTCACCCTTGCTTACTTGCATTAGCATTTCGCGTTGTTGCAACCACGAGGGGAAAACGTTGAGCCAGCCAATAATCGCACAGACGTGTTCTCCTGATTGAGTTGCTCTTCCGTTGCAGTACGAGTAATCCGCTTCACAGTGGGCGCACATTTTCGCACGGTTAATCGCGGCAGAGTGCGCTGCGCGGTGACTCACGCGAGGCTACAGCGGCATCTGAACGCTGCGATGGTTGGTCTTTGAGTCTCTTTAACGGGCTTAGCCTCAAACCCCTCAACCCCCCCGTCCTGTACAGAGAGGATCATGTCAGCGCAAATCTAAAATGGCCCGCAGACGATTAAGACACTGACCCACGTGCGAAAGGTTACAAAAGGTACATTATAAACTAGAAAATGGTTCACGTCTCGTACGGCACTGAGCGGCTTTTGTCACGCTTCCGCTCGCTCTGTTGACGTCTTGTCACGACACTACATTTCCcttcccctctctttctctGCCTCGAAATCAATATCTGCCCCCCAACCAGCTGGCCCGGCTTAATTCAGTGTGAAATCCGGCGCCTTTGAGGGCACGGAAGCGAGCCGCCGTCGTGGCTGTCCTTTTGGATGGCCGCGCACTCATCAAAGCGGGGATTGGACATTTCGGAAAGCAGCCGCACATCCGCAGAACTTGCCGGGGAGTCGCGCGCTGAGCAAGCACACTCGCAAATGTGCTTAGGTAGTCATGATGTTGAGCGGCTTCAGCCTGAAATATTCATTCCGTGCGGAGGATTTTTATGACTCTTTATTTCACACGTGTTCTTTCCTCCAagatttcaaatgtttgggtATATTTTAGGCAGAGAAGGTTTACTAGTAAGAAAGCACTGCTGTCTCCCAGTTTTGCAGCTGTTTTTGCAAAGGTGACCTTTTTGTGCGAGTGGCCATCTTTGAAGGTTTAAAATAGACCAAGACATAAACGCTGACAGCACCCAAGTGCATGCTCACGTTCAATAGCGGAGCATGCCCGTCATTGTTTTTAATTGAAGCCGCTCCGTATTCTTGCTGCCGTGGCATCAGCGTTACTTGAACGtaaagaaaaacagtttcaTTAAAGAGACCTGCTGAGCACAGCCTCGCCTCAAATAATGACCTGCAGGGACACACTAAAGACATTACCGCACATTTCCATTCACGTTGTCTCGGGCAAAAATTTTTAATGTTTCACTGTCATACGCGACTATAATTAGACGACAGCATCAAGGTGAGAAAAGCTGCCTTTGTAATTTATCCCGACGAGCGTTGTATTCCTCGTGCTAAATAAAGCTCCCGCTGATCCCGCTCTCGCTTGATCTTCCACAGTCTGCCAGTGGACGGTCATTTTTAGTCGTCAAGCCGCTTGATAATGTGTGTGCACCATTTGCTGCTTTTTCTCACCCTCACCTAAGCCTGCGCTTTGCCTCACCTGTCACCTCTCGCACGCCGTCTCTCTCCAGACGGGAGCTTTTAAGCGAAACTTCAGCTCGCCTCTACTAACCAACGAGTCGCTGGGCGTCGTCAGGGAGACTCCTGAGGTGCAGGGTGAGTGAGGGAGTGCGTGTGCGCGGCCGCTGTTGTTCATCAGCTATCGGATGTCCAACCTGTGGCACGCTTTGTCCCGTCGCAGAGGTGGACCCCGCCACGGTGGACCCCGTGTACGAAGCGCTGCGCTACGGGACGTCACTGGCTCAGATGAGTCGCTGCAGCTTCGGCAGCATCTCCGAGTCGCCCCGTCACGAGGATGAGGAACTCCCAGACAAGCCGGAGAATCAGCCAATCGCAGAAGAGGAGCCGATTCCAGGAAGTAAGTTAAGTTTCTGATCATCCGATGTGGTGTCCACAATTGTTTGGCCATTCAACACACTCTgcatttcttcttcctctttgtgTTCATCCAGTGCTCACGCCTCCTGAAAGCGAGAAGGCAGATTCCGAAGAGCGAGTCAGCCTAAAGGTGCGCCTTTACACATCCtcctctattttttatttttatttttttgctcttcttttttatcctctttttctcttcctcttctccatATGATTGCCTTCAGACTCCTAAGCGTGTGGAGGTGCACTCCATGCACACCTACGTGGCTCTCTACAAGTTCCTGCCTCAGGAGAGCAACGACTTGGAATTACAGTCAGTCCTATTATTGTTATTAGTGCAGTATATGAATTTATGTTGTTGTTTATGCTTGCGTTAGTGGTAGAATGAACTATGGCTCATTTCCCTCCTCCTAAACCTGTTATGACAGGAAGAGTGAAGAGAGCTATGGCACCCACCTGTAATCTGTGCACCACAAATCATTTTGTGACATAAGTGACACGTTCCACAATAGAGGAgaactaaaaaaagaataatgagAAATCAGCCTGACTCATGAATTTGAATTAATGTCTTGAATTTATGACGCTCTTATTCAGCCCTAATATACGATTGCAGCTAATGCTAGCCGCTTCTCGTGTGTATCCTCCAGGCCCGGCGATCGCGTCAAAGTGACAGATGACGCCAATGAGGACTGGTGGAAGGTGAGTTTGTAAgcgtcgtcgtcgtctttgTTCTCTTGGCCGCTGTTACCTTTCGTGAGCAAATGCCATCCTGGCACTTGTGCAATCAGTCAAGCCTCCTCCAGTCCAACGAGGCAGCCAGACTTGAGAGCCGCCCGCTTGCCTTTGAAAGTCAAGGAACGTGGGTGTTAGCGTGGGGGGGGAGAGGATGTCGTCCGTGTTTTGTAGTGTTGACCATATTTGTTGGATTCGCCAATTATTGCGCGTTTGACGCTTTGTGTTGGCCGCGGTGTGGGATTAGCGCGCCGCAAACGCCGTTGTGTCGTTTGTTCTTACGTTGTTAATTATAGGAAccggttgtttttgttttagctCATATTCAAATAGGCGTAAATAATCAGCAATCCCAAGTAAATAATGATTGAAATAACACGTGCCTATGCAAGCATAAAAAaacgagccacatgctgcttcaccaaaaGATAATCACAAGTATCCTGTCCGGTAATTTGGCCtttacaagtgtgtgtgtttttgtgatcAGGGGAAAAGCCGCGGCAAGGTGGGATATTTCCCCGCCAATTTTGTGCAGCGGGTGCGCCCCGGCGAGCGAGTGTGGAAGGTCATGGCTGGTTTCCACGGCAACCGAGACAAAGGCCAGATGACGGTGAAAGAGGCCCAGGTGAGctctcacgcacacacgtagACAGAATTAGCGAATACATTAAAAGCAATGTATGTAAATGAATGCGTAAAAGTGCTGAAGTGACAGAATACATATTTGCATTGTGACACAGCGTACTTGTAGTCACATTTCGGAAGAACCTTACATTTTTCCCAATGTCTCTTTTCCCTCGCTCCCAATCCATCGTCCCTAACGCCACCCACCTCATCCTCGTTGTTATCCCATCGCTTGTGCATTTCTTTTATTCCACTCATCTTTCGACATTGTTCCCATTCCTTTCCCCTCAATTGGACTCCGGCCATTTTATTGTCCGACTATTCATTTCTTGCCCATAATTCATCCTTCCCAAATCCTGGCTTGATCACACCATCCCTCGCCCCGCATTGTCCCGCCGCAGATCTGCGTAGGCAAGATCGAGGAGACGGACGGTTTCCTGCGCTTGAGCAGCGGCAAGAAGCGAGGCTTGGTGCCGGCGGACATTTTGCTCGAAATATGACGTCTGCTAATAATAGTACTGATAATTGTGATCACAATAAATTGACGGAAGAGTCCTCGGGAATGTTTTTCCCACCTCCAAACGCCCTCGCTGACGGGGTAGGGAACAACAGCTTTGctagttttgttttctttccagcTACTCACCGTGTAGCGCAATGTGGGAAATGTAGCGTCAAGGAGAACGAACGGGAAGACAGGCTACCTCACCGCTAACTCAGAAAATGCGACAGGACCACGGGAAGCCTACAAAAGGCTTTGTTACGTGTGTTCAGTCTCGTATTCATTATGTACACAATAATAACAATAGTCATAGATTACATCATCACTATCAACAAGAGAAACATTGAGGCGCTGTTTTCACGCTAGTCATGAGCTGTGAGCTAAATCTTATTTATGTTAGCATCTGCTAAAAGGGATACGTGTAAATGTCTCTACACCATTGCACCTCTGCTAGTCTGTAAATTCAACACTTCCAATTTGCCTTATCTGCTGCACTCATCCTGTATGTGCCGTTACATAGTGCGTCTCGGAATGCcagcgtttaaaaaaaaaaaaaaaaaagatgtaaaagCAATAAGTGTAAATAAAACATTCATGCTACTCTGCGACTAATACAAGCATTGATACCACAATTATAACAGAGCACcgtttgtgtttttattggcaCTCTTATTGCATCTTAACCACTTTTGTCCATTATGAATCTGGAAGGTATTCACAGTCAAAAAGACATTTTCTGTTCGACCCATTGCAGCATTCTGAAGCAACACTATGCACAGCCCATCGAGTTACTGGCTCTGTTTTGTCTGCACATGCATACAAAAATACACACCTGGGCTCAGGATCCTTTTTTGACTTGCCATATTGCGTATTTTGCCGTCGCCCAATAAAATGCGATGAATTCCTTCACTTCTTTGTGTGCGCCGTCATTTGTTTGACAAGCTGGTTGATAGCCTGTGTTGCAATTAAGAATTAGCTTACCGCTTGGCTGAGATGTTAAATTTTGAAAACCATTTATGAAACATTAGAGGAGAGATGATTCAGCGAAAAATAAttcaagcattttttatttttttttttacattaattaATCAGTACCCAAGAAGTAGCCATAGGATTCCAAGAGGTTGCTGACCTCGGGTGTAAAATGTTAGCAGTGCCAAAAGACCATTAACGTGACCAATAGAAAAGTCAATTAATTAGCCAGCCTCAACGGGGAAGAACGTTTGACATCCATCAATGAAAATTGCAAAGCTGTGTGATTGAGCGCCATCTTATGGTGTCGTTAGCAAGTCGGTGGGTGGGCTTAATGACGGGAAGCCGTCAAATCAACCCACACAAGACATTTTGTATCTTTCTATCCTTGTTAgtcccttttgtttgtttgcagatCTTGGGAGGATCCATCACGCTTACGGTCCCCTCGCCTCCATCCGGAGGAGCCCCGACTCGCCTGCTCGTAATGAGCGCAAGTAATCACATTAACGCCCAATAAAAGTCATTGGCAGCGGAAAAGCTGCTGGCAGGCCATGGACAACACTGGCACTGCCAGCGTGCACCGTGCCGCCATTTCTCAAATCATGACCCAATTTTGTTATCAAACTGAATATACAGTAATATGATTTTGGAAAGATGCACGTGTGGCAGGACATCAACTTGCTCTGCTGTCAttttttcaaagatttttttttttttttttaattacaagtCCAAACCAAAACGTCTCTCCTCTTGTTAGGGTGTGCTTGAAACGTCAGGTCGACGTCTCCTTGTGCGTTCACACTTGAATCTTTGACAGCTCGGGGGAAACGAAACGTCCACCTTGCAAAATGCGGGGGGAAATTGTGCACCAAAAATAACTCTTGATGACATGTGCGACTTGAGAGGTGAGCAACCTtggcagaaaataaaataaaaaagacaaaaacgatAGCCAATAATAGTTCCCCCCCACCTTGGTTCCCAACATGAAATGATCATTTGAAGGTACAGTCACAAAAGACCCTCACAAATAGTGAATTCAAGAATGGCAAATTTTACCGTACTCGAACGTGTCCTTAAAGTCGGGGTGAATGCTGCTGCAGGCGGCTCCAGGTGGCTGACTCAGCGATTCTcacagatgtttttttgtttgtttccagaTGGATTAAGCCCATGTGGCACATTGTGGGAAGTCAACTGTCTGCTGGCCCACCTCCACACCTGCTTCCTTTTTGATGTTGTCGCCCCTCCATTCCCTACATGGCCATGGAGcagcagaggtggcaaaagtacaCAAGTAAAGGTGCGGATATATTATCGTTTGGCCCGATTTAAATTTTGAACTATTTgggataaacgttaaaaatgcaTCCATTCTTTTTCCTCTGTCAAGAACAACTATTACTGCCCAAACTGAGGTGGCAGGATTGGCTCAAGGTCTGCCCAATACTGCTCCCAAGAGGCCAAAACGTGCACAACAAAAGGTGCAGCACCATGTCTATTGAATTGAAGCAAAAACGCTTGGATTTAATGTAACAATGTCATTACTGTACAATTTTGTAAAGATTGTCGAGATGCAGGGATTCTGCACTGATAGAGCTTTAAATTAAACGGGTCCAAATCAGAGATACCAGATGGCAAAGGATTTAAATCCCATGCCGTAGGATGTGGGCGGGGTCAACATGAACCACAAAATTCAAATGACTCTGCTCCAAAGCACGTTCGGCCTCCTTTTTTTTCGTCGCATCTTTTCATCTCTCCCTCTGTTGGCAGCACTCAATTACCGCCGTTGGCGCCGAGTCGCACTTCAAATGGAAATTAGTGTTTTGTTGCTTAATGTTTAGACACGTAAGCAACATGCATAcagtgaaaaagacaaaaaataagtCCATAACAATTGAATTCATATCACATTTGTCACCCCGCTGTTAATTAAACTTCTCCAGCttacaaaagtgaaaaaaacgaaTCACGCTGCGGCTTAACTTGTTTAGCATTTTAATGGGTTTAGTGTTTGCTGACTTGTTTATTATTTAATGAAACGTTTTTGTTTGCTGCCTCCAGCTGTTTTTTGCTTCCCCGCTTAAAGCTCCGCCTCCAACTATATCTGTTTATAAATACAATGTGTGCCAAATGTTGAATAAAGCATAGCATAggccagacatgggcaaactacggcccgcgggccacatccggcccacggggccgtttaatccggcccgccaaacctgaataaattgtattattaattttttggggggtaattttccctgcaattactatgtttccccagtagatggggaaccgcccgcccgcgcatttactcccgggagccgtgtcagaaagctcggtgcagactcccaagtgcgtgtgcgtactcagtagtacttagtaatttcatctatcagtgccaaatttcgaggctgtgacgtcaatattctcgtaatttgctgagttttcagatacagttttacgctaatgccacccacaaaccttcccctggaatccttccattaaaatgagtggcccgaagaaaacaCGTTTTCCAATGTTtcttaacattcggcactcagtggaCACtcaggttaacggaccgacaactcggctctatcctaagaattcccacaacaaattttactccagactatgatgcactagcaaatatgggaaaccaacaatactattgatttctttattactttatttagatgtattctttcactgattcttcaagatgatgtatttggtcagaatgtttgccgttggatgtgattttgcctcattagataaacctatttcataactctgacctgcaggcgctgaagtgatggaaaatgttattcatcataacagtgtcgtatttaataagaatcactgatagtagttttttggtgaactatttttttaatgctgttaataaatgcatctgttttcaaaaagttttttaatatccatgcttttaTCTACTataagtaaaaaccttttatgcaatgatctttacatgtcatttatattacttcacacaaacactacatccatctgctccttgttcggccccccggtcaaaatttagaacccaattcagcccgcaagtcaaaacgtttgcccacccctggtataggcaGACCTCTATTTTGTTTAGATTTTAAAAAACAGTTTTACCCTTAAAAATTAACATGAAAATTGAGCAGATGTACAAATACAAGGCGTACGAAAATAAATTGCCCTCTGTCGTATTAGCAAACTTCTGTCAACCTCCAGTATGGAAGGTCCACTATCCTCTGAAGTTGAGTAAAAATAGTAACAGCGAAGCGGCTCAGTGACGTGTATTTATGTTAGctccgttgttattgttgcATGTGGAAAATGTGACTCTGAGTGCGTTGAGGGCTGGGCGTAATCGTGAAGAGCGGCTCATATTCCTTGCCGTCGTCTAATCCCATTAAGTCTCACGCTCCAGAAAACAGCGGCGCCTCCCCGCAATGAAGAACCAAGATGAGGAGAGTCACAAAATGGCCTCCGCCTAGTCCCCCCCCCTCATGCGGGCTCATCTACTTTACCTGAGATGGCTCTTTATTTTTACACACAGCAGGATTGCTTTTATATGGCGACTCCATAAAGTGCTATACTGATAACGctaataaaatgtgaatcatagATTAAACCAGGCAGGCTGATTTGAACTCATTCACCGCCGTGGATGGAATCCGGCCGTTTATACCACTGGCGTGAAATGGTTTGTTAAAATTCAAGCTTACCTGTGGACCTAATGAAGAAGTTGGCAGAAACAACAGTATTTAAAAATCTAACCTCCACACAGAAGAAAAGCATTGACCAACATGTGGTAACATTAACCTCATTTATTAATAACCAAAGCAGAGATGCAGTCGCTATTTGCCAGCTTCATCCTCCTTGGCCAAGTTCTTCATGAACTCCTCCCTCTTGGCCTGGAGACGTTCCTCTCTGCGCCTGCGAGCCTCCTTTGTCTTTGTGCGGCGAGCCTCGGCCTGGTCGCTGCGCCAGAGGACACAAGTGTTAATATTTATCCTGATAGACATTTCTAG comes from the Syngnathus typhle isolate RoL2023-S1 ecotype Sweden linkage group LG18, RoL_Styp_1.0, whole genome shotgun sequence genome and includes:
- the LOC133142785 gene encoding SH3 and cysteine-rich domain-containing protein 2-like isoform X1 — its product is MHQKVVLVKRLENHKCIVMTEISEKENEPQRRDLQRPPSTAPSQPESKLQRLKRSLSFKSVMRSKSVDNFFQRSPSNSRPPCTLIIAPTPTALPELPLACERPPVLSPSVSPTSSLLSRSLSVSPALSLSAKVEPKSSTPPTAPLKTHCFHEHVFRRPASCEQCKHLIQGNSKQGLRCKACKLAAHLWCSSELSQQPCNGKTGAFKRNFSSPLLTNESLGVVRETPEVQEVDPATVDPVYEALRYGTSLAQMSRCSFGSISESPRHEDEELPDKPENQPIAEEEPIPGMLTPPESEKADSEERVSLKTPKRVEVHSMHTYVALYKFLPQESNDLELQPGDRVKVTDDANEDWWKGKSRGKVGYFPANFVQRVRPGERVWKVMAGFHGNRDKGQMTVKEAQICVGKIEETDGFLRLSSGKKRGLVPADILLEI